The following proteins come from a genomic window of Flavobacterium crocinum:
- a CDS encoding DoxX family protein codes for MKTTKIIFWTTTILIFLFEGVMPALTSQTELAKEGIRHLGYPEYFGNALVVFKILGVLALIIPQVPGRIKEWAYAGFAFDFIFASISHFAVDGIDFQGFFPLIVLAILIVSYVTYHKIQRYKNIAL; via the coding sequence ATGAAGACAACCAAAATCATTTTCTGGACTACTACTATCCTTATCTTTTTATTTGAAGGCGTTATGCCGGCTTTAACTTCTCAAACTGAATTAGCCAAAGAAGGAATCAGACATCTTGGTTATCCTGAATATTTCGGAAATGCATTAGTCGTGTTTAAAATTCTTGGCGTTTTAGCATTAATTATTCCGCAAGTTCCGGGGCGCATTAAAGAATGGGCTTATGCAGGATTTGCTTTTGATTTTATTTTTGCTTCCATAAGCCATTTTGCTGTGGACGGAATTGATTTTCAAGGCTTCTTCCCGCTTATTGTCCTTGCTATTTTAATTGTTTCTTATGTGACTTATCATAAAATACAGCGTTATAAAAATATAGCGCTCTAA